A single genomic interval of Notolabrus celidotus isolate fNotCel1 chromosome 13, fNotCel1.pri, whole genome shotgun sequence harbors:
- the si:ch211-22i13.2 gene encoding pinin isoform X2, translating to MSTKAEARVSRVSSSSSRTEERRRSRSRGREKGKRKRSRSRSSSSSSSSSSSSSSSSSSSSSASSSSSGSSHSSSRSQSSSSSSSDSRSKSRKHSKKRKKEKQHKKKGKKEKRQKRKKEKKAKGEDNAGPVQISKYLKERKKGKYSMISGKKIKMKVKKSKKDKQRDKNRAELLEFLNSTL from the exons ATG TCAACGAAAGCAGAGGCGAGAGTATCCCGAGtgtccagctccagctccaggacagaggagagaaggagatcAAGGAGCAGAG ggagagaaaaagggaaGCGGAAACGCAGCCGTAGTAGATCTTCTTCATCGTCCTCTTCcagttcatcatcatcatcttcgtcatcatcttcctcctcctcagcgtCTTCTTCGTCATCAGGCTCATCGCACTCATCCAGTCGCAGTCAGAGTAgctcgagcagcagcagcg actCTCGCAGTAAATCCAGAAAGCActcaaagaagaggaaaaaggagaaacaacacaaaaaa aaaggaaagaaagagaagcgaCAAAAGcgtaaaaaagagaaaaaagctaAAGGAGAAGACAATGCGGGACCTGTACAGATCTCCAAG tacttgaaagaaagaaaaaaaggaaagtacaGCATGATTTCAGggaagaaaataaagatgaaggtaaagaagtcaaagaaagacaaacag CGGGATAAAAATCGAGCAGAACTTCTTGAATTCTTGAACTCCACCCTGTGA
- the rhag gene encoding ammonium transporter Rh type A: MPAYATNMRLKFPIVALVLEIVTIILFAVFVVYDDGKHHGHASNGTQHEEAPMDLYPMFQDVHVMIFIGFGFLMTFLKRYGFSSVGINLLLAAFGLQWGLLMQGIWHLDDGKIKVSIFKIINADFGTATVLISFGAVLGKTSPLQLLIMTILEITIFSINEHLVATVLQANDVGASMIIHAFGAYFGLAVARVLYRPGLRNGHDNDGSVYHSDLFAMIGTVFLWMFWPSFNSAIAEPGYTQLTAVINTYLSLAACVLSAYAISSLVEHKGKLDMVHIQNATLAGGVAVGTCADMNIGPYGAMLIGLVAGIISTLGFKFLSPILASNLGIQDTCGVHNLHGMPGILGGLAGIVAVALGKKDGAATMQAAALASSLGFALVGGAITGLIMKMPFLGQPPDQNCFDDSIYWEVPEEEEENEESLAHADHSKNKAEA; the protein is encoded by the exons ATGCCTGCGTACGCTACCAACATGAGGTTAAAGTTCCCCATCGTGGCCTTGGTTTTGGAGATAGTCACCATCATCCTGTTTGCAGTGTTTGTGGTCTACGATGATGGGAAACATCATGGGCATGCTTCCAATGGGACCCAACATGAAGAGGCACCCATGGACCTCTACCCCA TGTTTCAGGATGTTCACGTCATGATCTTCATTGGCTTCGGCTTCCTGATGACCTTCCTGAAGAGATACGGGTTCAGCAGCGTGGGCATCAACCTGCTCCTCGCAGCCTTCGGCCTGCAGTGGGGCCTCCTCATGCAGGGCATCTGGCACCTGGACGATGGCAAGATCAAAGTCAGCATCTTTAA GATTATAAACGCAGACTTCGGCACAGCTACAGTCCTGATTTCCTTTGGGGCTGTTCTGGGTAAAACCAGCCCTTTGCAGCTGCTCATCATGACTATACTGGAGATCACCATCTTCTCTATCAATGAACACCTGGTGGCCACAGTCCTTCAG GCTAATGATGTCGGAGCATCCATGATCATCCACGCCTTTGGAGCCTACTTTGGCCTGGCTGTGGCTCGAGTACTTTACAGACCAGGTTTAAGAAATGGACACGATAACGATGGATCAGTTTATCACTCCGATTTGTTTGCCATGATTG GAACCGTCTTCCTGTGGATGTTCTGGCCCAGTTTTAACTCAGCCATCGCTGAACCAGGCTACACTCAGCTCACTGCTGTGATCAACACATACCTGTCCTTGGCCGCCTGTGTGCTCTCTGCTTACGCCATCTCCAGCCTCGTGGAACACAAAGGAAAACTGGACATG GTGCACATTCAGAATGCCACCTTGGCTGGCGGCGTCGCAGTGGGAACATGTGCTGACATGAACATTGGGCCATATGGGGCAATGCTGATTGGATTAGTGGCTGGCATCATCTCTACCCTTGGCTTCAAGTTCCTCTCA CCTATCCTGGCGTCAAACCTTGGCATCCAGGATACCTGTGGTGTCCACAATCTGCACGGCATGCCTGGCATCCTGGGCGGCTTGGCTGGTATTGTGGCGGTGGCTTTGGGGAAGAAAGA tggTGCGGCTACAATGCAAGCTGCTGCCTTGGCTTCGTCTCTTGGGTTTGCTTTGGTTGGAGGGGCTATCACAG GTTTAATAATGAAGATGCCGTTCCTGGGTCAGCCTCCAGACCAGAACTGCTTCGACGATTCTATTTACTGGGAG gtccctgaggaggaggaggagaacgagGAGAGCTTGGCTCACGCTGATCATTCAAAGAACAAAGCGGAGGCTTAA
- the si:ch211-22i13.2 gene encoding pinin isoform X1, with translation MSTKAEARVSRVSSSSSRTEERRRSRSRGREKGKRKRSRSRSSSSSSSSSSSSSSSSSSSSSASSSSSGSSHSSSRSQSSSSSSSDSRSKSRKHSKKRKKEKQHKKQKGKKEKRQKRKKEKKAKGEDNAGPVQISKYLKERKKGKYSMISGKKIKMKVKKSKKDKQRDKNRAELLEFLNSTL, from the exons ATG TCAACGAAAGCAGAGGCGAGAGTATCCCGAGtgtccagctccagctccaggacagaggagagaaggagatcAAGGAGCAGAG ggagagaaaaagggaaGCGGAAACGCAGCCGTAGTAGATCTTCTTCATCGTCCTCTTCcagttcatcatcatcatcttcgtcatcatcttcctcctcctcagcgtCTTCTTCGTCATCAGGCTCATCGCACTCATCCAGTCGCAGTCAGAGTAgctcgagcagcagcagcg actCTCGCAGTAAATCCAGAAAGCActcaaagaagaggaaaaaggagaaacaacacaaaaaa cagaaaggaaagaaagagaagcgaCAAAAGcgtaaaaaagagaaaaaagctaAAGGAGAAGACAATGCGGGACCTGTACAGATCTCCAAG tacttgaaagaaagaaaaaaaggaaagtacaGCATGATTTCAGggaagaaaataaagatgaaggtaaagaagtcaaagaaagacaaacag CGGGATAAAAATCGAGCAGAACTTCTTGAATTCTTGAACTCCACCCTGTGA
- the rd3 gene encoding protein RD3, with product MASWLNWNEPYYRSPRRDPADVVTDTLMLEFNWQLKEAERQQKERENEYRRLKTGVDYSWLANTPRSSFSISTGEKLGLEDLCSKVPPPCCGLVILKFREVLQANEPEAQEVSGLFRSVLLEALDNLKEEQEAQRLTRQWNNKRAMSMSFMNFRSRIKINPFGSTVGLTTAVSDGAGLSDLKTVSEDVERGMEREERAQRVWSMPDFRYKGASTSKVV from the exons ATGGCCTCATGGTTGAACTGGAATGAGCCATATTACAGGAGTCCCCGCAGAGATCCAGCTGACGTTGTCACCGACACCCTGATGCTAGAGTTCAACTGGCAGCTGAAGGAGGCCGAGCGgcaacagaaagagagggagaatgaGTACCGCCGACTCAAAACAGGGGTGGATTACAGCTGGCTGGCCAACACACCTCGCTCCTCCTTCAGCATTAGCACAGGGGAGAAGCTTGGCTTGGAGGACCTCTGCTCCAAGGTGCCCCCACCCTGCTGCGGGCTCGTCATTCTCAA GTTCAGGGAGGTCTTGCAGGCCAATGAGCCCGAGGCTCAGGAGGTGTCTGGCCTGTTTCGTTCTGTCCTCTTAGAGGCTCTGGATAACCTcaaggaggagcaggaggcgcAGAGGCTCACCCGCCAGTGGAACAACAAGCGTGCAATGAGCATGTCCTTCATGAACTTCAGGTCCCGCATCAAGATCAACCCGTTTGGCAGCACAGTAGGCCTGACCACCGCCGTGTCCGATGGAGCCGGGCTGAGCGACCTAAAAACCGTGTCAGAGGacgtggagagagggatggagcgAGAGGAGAGGGCGCAGAGGGTGTGGAGCATGCCAGACTTCAGATATAAAGGTGCCAGCACCAGTAAGGTTGTCTGA